The following are from one region of the Nitrospirae bacterium YQR-1 genome:
- a CDS encoding UbiA family prenyltransferase: MIFIKQNIPVSILSLISFSFASSAMYIFNDLRDCKADTLHPQKAQRPLASGGISKSEAAWLIAGLTIMSVVCSLFLNNGVTVCLCLYLILQFGYSMYFKHIAVLDLFFIASGFVLRVFAGGAAYNVEISKWLFLTMFMVSLTLAAGKRIAETAFLELDAAKHRRVLSLYPSGLLNEVLIITSSSALICYMLYTIEQQSRLVFTVPVVTFGLIRYMALSKVNQGDPTDALAHDPQLAVTVVVWLALVALFRYGGLS, encoded by the coding sequence GTGATATTTATAAAACAAAATATACCGGTAAGCATACTGTCACTGATTAGCTTTTCATTTGCCTCAAGTGCCATGTACATCTTTAATGACCTGAGAGACTGCAAGGCTGACACTCTGCATCCGCAGAAGGCACAACGCCCCCTTGCCTCAGGGGGTATATCTAAATCTGAGGCGGCATGGTTAATTGCAGGGCTAACCATTATGTCGGTTGTATGTTCCTTGTTTTTAAATAACGGCGTTACAGTGTGTCTTTGCCTGTATTTGATACTACAGTTTGGCTATAGCATGTACTTTAAACATATAGCCGTGCTGGATTTATTTTTTATAGCATCGGGATTTGTGCTAAGGGTGTTTGCAGGTGGAGCTGCATATAATGTGGAAATATCCAAATGGTTGTTTCTAACAATGTTTATGGTTTCTCTGACGCTTGCCGCCGGCAAACGCATTGCCGAGACGGCGTTTCTGGAGCTGGATGCGGCAAAGCACAGAAGGGTTCTGAGCCTCTACCCCTCAGGGCTGCTTAATGAGGTGCTTATAATAACCTCCTCCTCCGCCCTTATATGTTATATGCTTTATACGATAGAGCAGCAGAGCAGGCTTGTGTTTACAGTTCCGGTGGTAACATTCGGCCTTATCAGATACATGGCTCTGTCAAAGGTTAATCAGGGAGACCCTACTGATGCGCTTGCTCATGATCCCCAGTTGGCGGTAACCGTTGTTGTATGGCTGGCACTTGTTGCACTATTTAGATATGGGGGGCTTTCTTAG